TATAGAGGTCTTGGCACTAAATCACTGAAAATTTGCAACGCAGTTCCTCGGCCGTGGAACAAAATTACAGGGTAAATATACATTTACTGAATAATCAATCGTTCTAATATCTTgcgttttattaaaaatcagtttcattttttgtaccctacttttttattcattctttaTAGCTCGGTACCTCCACAGTCATCCTCTGATTACTCTATGTCAAACATGAATTCGGAACCATACAACTATTATGACACTTCTTCGTACTGGAATAGTTACAGTGCTTGGCAACAGGGATATTATGAAAGTGAACCAACGTCAGACAACTACAACAATTATGTATCAGACCAAAAACCAGAGGAAGATGAATTGGAATTGATTGGTAATTGTCTAAATTTGATGGTTTTAGTTAAGTTTAAGCTTGTGTGATTTACGAACTGTGCATTGAAAACTCACGATCCTAGCTTTTAGGATGATTTTGATGGTGAAAAAgaagattataattatttcatctGCACATCAAGAGTATAGAATTATACCGAATTGATCACTCTAATATTGTTTACCATCACATTGTCATATCCTAAGGTTGTTTTATATTGaatatccattttttaaatattttccagaGCATTCCATTCCGGTGGATGTGGACAAATATAACAGAGATGCAATCGAGCAGGATTACAATATGTGGGACGCTTTAGAGAGTTCTAAATGGATACCCTGCGATACGTTGGAATTGTGCTATTGAGATCCGAATATAGTTTTGGTTGTCGACCAAGAATTGAATGATTCTCAGCAATGTTTGTTAAAAATCTTTTACCAAACACGCAGAGCATGGGATCAGCATTGCAGAGAACCTGAATGGCATGGTTTGGAAAACTGAAGTATTTGATGTCAGAGTTTCATTTaaagattgaattttttattcaaaacttttATCAGGTCAGAATAACACTTGATTAGTTGTATTTTTACATGCCAGGTTAAATGCATTCTACTATAAAAGCTGCACTTTTTGAAGTTCGatttaagaaataaataaatactttcAAAAACAAATCTAACATTTGATTTAAGATTAACTTATCTGTGTACAGTAATTACAAATGTATAAATCTTAAATAAACCTTTATAACATCATGAATAAGTATAACGTATGATGATTCATGGCCACAGATCAGAGCTCTGAGGCACAAATGATGCTGCAACTACCACAGCAGTTGACTCAAGGCATGAAGTCACATCAGGTACCTTGATTGAATTTGTTTCGTGAGATCTTCTTAGTATGTTTTTCAGTTTTGCCACTGTGATTTTTGTGAAGGAATAGACATTAAGTTATATTCTCCTGGTTTGTATCTGTGGTTATAAATAGAACTCTAACTGTTCAAAGctttgtaataaatatatcaccaagcATCAATTGGTACAATATTCTACGAGAgtatattttgtacaaaaagaTGCAATTATTTCGGATCACATGTAATATGTAAAGTTAATCCAAGCGCCGTTAAAGTGAACAGTTTTCCATTATCTCTGGATATTAAGCTTCTTcgcaaggaaaaaaatgtttacatttCAAGCAAGTGAGACCACTGAAATATACACTAACTACAACGTGCACTACCCACATGGTTACTGTAGTAGCAAAGCATATCGTGTTAAATATCATCATATAGGCATATCCCAAGTGGTAAGAACAGAGATAGATCACCGGTTTCAGATATACGTACAACTTTATCACGGGTCGTAAGGAGAGATAGATCATCCGTTTGCTAGCACTCTCTCTTGGCACGCTTGTATGCGTTCAGTATTACATATTTCAGTAAGGTAAAGACGCTCTTGACATTAAATAAGTAAATACagggaaaaaatgtttatattttctcaCGCTGATCTAACGTATACGAACTTACAGATTAATAACAGGTGATATGTATGATGTACATAATGAAAAAACGATGCTAGTGGGCTCAGAGTATCAGAAAAATCGCATGTGAGGTAAGAAAGAAACCATATTTACaagtaatattaaaataaaaattatcacaatCTAATTGTACTTAGATCTATGTACACTTATGAATATCAATGAATACCGCGACACGAAGACAAAGAAATGTCAGTATACTAATTAATCGAATCGAAGTACACAAAGTGTTGATTAAAGCTATCTAAAGACTATTAAACCTGTGGGAATCTGTGTGACGACGAGGTCAGTGTTAATTTCGGTTTTCTGCACTCATCAATTCGTTTAACCTTAGAACTCATGATTAGGGTCTGAACGCACCCCATGCGAACTCTGAACTATGCTCAGCACCGCTATCGCAATGCACATTTCGGTCTTCGAATGGGTTTTCAATAActaaatgtaaataatatcAGATTTCTCGTACACCATTCTCTTCcttatgaaaaaagaagaaaaccaTGTATGAGAAAGTCTGTTTATCAGCATAGGACCGGTTTTATGATCAAGAAAAGGGCGAGGTACGTTTCGACCCCAGTCATGTGtttgaaggtaaaaaaaataaagtcatGAGTTGTAGGATTAATGGGCAGGTAATGTGGATCAAGCCGATAACTACAGATTACAGCAATTTCTCCTAGTCCCTCCTCTCACCTTCTGTCGCCTATCCAGCATTCCGCACATTGATCTCATAGGATCTAGCAATCTTTAGGTATCCTCAGTTAACACATGGAGTAATACATGGCAAAATACTGAGAAAATATGACAGAcaatttactcaatttttatcaaccaGTCAATACATGCTTGCAGGCATTATtgtgaattttgaataactAAACGTGGCATCCAAATTCCAAGTCctctaatattgaaatttgtaaagattgtaatattgaaatttgaaacgatcGTTTCCATTCGCGAAAATATTTGTCTGCATTTATAGATCATTTGAAGTTGTCACTCATCTATTATaagataattttattctagaAGTGAATGAATAATGGAAGTCGCGTTAAAACTGCAGCTGCGTCGAAATTGATACAAGTCGTAAgagtaaataaatatgctATGTCGTATTTACAGACTGTTGTGCATCGACGTTCGGTGGatcatttttcgatattttagTTGTGACCGTAGCTAGAAGTTCTGGTGATAATTCAATCGGTGGGATATTTTGTTTACTGCTCACCATCGTTGGATCTGGATTCGGACTTACCATATAAACTTGTAACATGGTTTTCCCTGGTTCATCTGGCGACTCACTGGACAAAATTACTAAGGAACCAGGTTCTGCCTTACTTATATCAGGAATCTTATGTTCTACATGTTCCGAGGGATCTTCCATAGTTTCACCCTCTTTGACAGAGGcatctgaaatcaattcagatttttctatttccggTGTAACACATTCTTCCGTGATATTTTCATCTTCATTCAAAATATCGTCTGAATGATGATCATCCATTTTGTTTATATCAGGAGCCTGTAATCTTCTAATCTTTGGGCATCTACCGGAACGTGTCGGTTTCACttcataaatttcagtttcacTTTCAGAATCACTGAAGATACCTGCACCTTGCATTAAATCATCCAAAGCTTCCTCTATCGATacgttttttttatgtttcttacgggttttcgatttttcaatactcaAATTGTTGTTTGTTTCCGATTTTACCAGTTCTCCCGCAACTGAATTTTGATCTTCGACTTcgtctacttcttcttcttcagtTTCTTCATCTTGCCCAATGCTTGAAGTAACAAATGCTGggacaaaaattcaaattaacttCAAATCTATCTACATCATCGTGAGCATAAATTCAGTTGcgtcaaaatgaaaatatgatctTCGATTGCTATTGTTTTGTagatgaacaatttttttttaaatccaggCACACTAAATACGTACCAcatttcttcctctttttagTCTTCGATCTCTCTTTATCCTTAGTCTTGTTTTCTTTTGCTTTGTTCTTTTCCTCcaattcaagtttttctttttccgcgAAAATTGCTGTAACCCAACAAACACACCCTGTATTTCCCATTTCATAGAAAGCTACTCTAAGCAGCATACATGTAGATGTGTAATAACAAAGTATCATGCGCATCTCACTCTCCTGAACATAATAGAAATTGGAAATATAATAACTAATCGGCTTTGAACTTACCAAGTTCTTCCTGCAATGCATCTGTATCGAATTCTTGATGATATTTCAATGCCTTTTCAACTAATGgtctgtttgttttttcctcctttttaaattttaacttTATTTCTTGTCTAGATCGATTGGGGAACAAGCTTTGCATAAGAAGAAAATCTGTACCAATTGTATTCAAAGCTTTATAAAATCTTAAGGTTTCCCATTTTGGCCATTCTTTGCTTTTCTTAGGTCGCTTGTAAAATCCATTACCAGTACGCCCTTCGTCTACTACTACCTCTGAGTTAGCCAATGCTTCGCGTCCCTTCTTTGTTCCAGTTTGTTCTATGACCAGACTTTGCTCGTCAATAATTAATTGACCATCCGGTCCAACTTTCACTTGTGGTACTGGCATTGCAGCTGGTTCATCCACATTTTCCTCTTCAGTATGCTCGATGTCATCATTTGACCTGAAATCATTATCAATTGTACAACAGTTGTACAacgaatatattaatttttcgaagtATATTGTTCAGCAGAAATTCTATTGACGAAGAAAATACACGTGTTAGATTTGGTTGGGCAGACTGTGCATAGAAAAAGATAAtgtaaatttcattcgatCTACACATTTCATACTGACATAGAAACAGGTTCCATTCTCATCGCCGGGGTTGACGTGTCTGGATTTTTCATCGGGTTTGTCACAGGATTGTAGTATATCAGATCATACATCGTCAGTTTATTTCGATCTGGTGTTTTCTTTCCATGTTTATGTAAAAACTCTCGTCTAGCCTCTGCTAACTTTCTAGCAGATTCTGAAATGACCATTCTTCTTTTTGGTAACGGCCTGAATTCTGGTACATTATTGACATTGGAATTAACTATGGGGTCCCTGTTACTCTGCACCGAGCAACACGAGTCGTTCCTGATACGATTAGGTACTGCAGAAATAGGTCTCCGGCCATCGTCTTCCGATTCGCTTGCACTGGCGCCACTTCCTTGTATACTATTCCTACGTATTCTACCGCTACCATCCAGTCTTGGAACAGGTCTGACAAATCTTGATCtgttttgtaataattttgaagGTGACGCAGGTGACTTTATTGAGGCGGAATCTGATTTAATGGACTCTGATCGGTAAGGAGGAGATGCGAGGGCCGCAAAAGTAGACTCAGGAGATAGAATAGTTGATTCTTCTGACAATTTATTAATATCATTGTTTTCGTTCTGTTCGTTCACAGGAGTGAATGTTGTTTCCTGATCTTCTTTTACTGATAATGGTGTTTGTGACTCTACGTTCGCAGAGTCTGATTCCTCAGCGATAATAGGAATGATTGGCTTTTCGATGTCAGCTGCAGCTGCAACTTTATCAGTACCTTCCACCTTAGGGCTGGAAGGTTGAGATGGTTCTGGTTGAGAAGCATCTTGAGTAGCTTTCCGTCGCAGTGGAACATTAGCTACAGCTTTTATTCGAGCACGCCGCATGTTGAGTTCAAATTTCTTAGTAGATGAGACGGTAAGCTACAAGGAATAATAAAGTTTATGttatattgaaaatgaagACCACTAGAGTATATATAGTACAGATGAttaaaagcaagcactggaattagtgtgaaaaatttttgtttctaaaaccgacaagaaaaggaaaggatatcattttatttacggtacgttataataatatcaaagCATCGGATGACGACACACGGATAACCGGTGATTAGTTTTTTCCCTCGACCATATGGGATCTAGATCGTAATTTATACTCAAATCTTTCATATGAAACTACTCTGCCGTGGAAGTTGCGGAGTTGTTTCAACCGTGATTTATTAActtatttcacaaaaattacATTGGCATTATTTCATCTCCTACGAAATTCGGTTAACCATTTTTCGTACCCAGAACGTGCTCGTACATTGCGAATGGGAATCGGTTGGGGTTATGTTTTTATCCACTGGGTTAGGTTAGGGTAAGATTCTATTCAACGCTCCATACCTACATACACTTCGCACAACGTTTATTTTGCAGGCAGCATCCGCCGTAATGATTTTAATATTGCATGTTCCGAGTGTTCCAAATGTTCTATTATCACTTGCGACACTGCAATGTATCCGCTCATTTCATACGCATGCCTCTTCATGACACTCGTAAACCCTATTTACACTCGAGTCAAAATTCTGATGCACTCCAAATCGGCAATATTAAAACAGTTTTCACTTTGTTGATTCTCTTGTGTGTTGACTGCCTGCTTGCTACCTCCACCCGATCTCTACCGCAATGCTACCGCTATTGTCCCTCTACCTCTACCCTTTTCTCAACTATAGAGTTTCGACTGCACCTCTCTATCTTTGCCCTTCCTTATCTCCGAAAGCGGAGGATATACATGCGCACACTCACGTACGCGTAAATACACGCTCACGGAATGAGGTATGTAATCAAATGGGATGTGATACATTGCATTCCACGCATGCAGTATGCCTACTTACAACCCCTGTAAGTATTCCAATACTtgacattaattttttaaatattatagacTGCAGAAAAGTGGAAAACAGTAGAATTTGGCAAAATGAACAACTGTATTTCAAACACACGATAATAACTcagaaaacaacaaaaatgtTATGTTGTTTTCATCGAGACGTAAATGAATTCATTGATGTCTTTtgcatataggtatgtatatatataggtatagtaTGTTACAAAAGTTATTTTCTTCACAATCTTGCATTGGCAAAAGTATTACCCTAATTGTTAAAGCACATTCCCATACCCATTTCTCTCTTTTGCCTCTTTTTTATACCTTACCAGACGATTATCGACTTCTATAACAgcaaatgttgaatttttcactttaatcTTCTATTCAATATgtatttgattaaatttgataaaattacacACAGCTGCCAGTTGCTTAAATAATAACAAGCATACGTCATATGTCTGGTTAAGTTTTGTTCCTACGATCGATATTCCACTTGTTGGTAATTTACTACTAactttatataaatatttatcacttGGTCGTAATTAATCCCTAATATGTTAGAAACTTATACACGTAAGCTATTAGACATTTATTGTAAAGCTGTTGATAATAtgcctatacatataatatatttctgtaTGAATGTACATATCCTAAAATGCTATTTCCGCTTTTATTTCtagtgaatttaaaaaacagaaactgtgtacatatatatatatatatatatatatatatatatatatctatttttTCTATAGTTCTTAACTAACTTTGGAACCAAATGTTacttaaatatttaacaattgTGTCTCGCACCGAGTATTACAATGATACGTGAATAGGAGTAACATACAGAtgattttgtaatatttattcaagaaGACAAGATAAACAAGCAAAATTCAAACCAAGAGATGTTACTCATCATTAGGCATTGGCGATAATTCAGGTCAGCAAACATGTAAGTCTCCCTATGGTAGCAGATCAATTTATAGTTTTGTTTTCAGCAAAAAATCGAGAAACAAGcaagaatttattacaattttgattttttgaaccGATGATCagctcattttcaaaatacgcGTATACTTCGATTGGAATTAGTCAAAAATTGCGTTCAGAACCGAGAAACAAACTTTTCGGAAAATTACAGAAAGTGAACCACAGCACATAGCTTATGTTGATGCTTGTCAACAGAGTTAACCAACTGAAACTTACGAATAATATTGACATACAATAATGGACgataattgtatttttctGAATCCCTCTTAACGTTTTCAAATGTTTCTCGCAAAACTTGGCATGTAGTAAAagcaaaactttttttgaatTCGTCGAATATACTTTTTATATCATAATAGACCTACACAGCAAACTTCATctcacaattccaatagtctGCTATTACTTGTACGAAAGTTTTTACGTTTGAAAGACGTCTGAATTCACAG
Above is a genomic segment from Neodiprion pinetum isolate iyNeoPine1 chromosome 1, iyNeoPine1.2, whole genome shotgun sequence containing:
- the Bdp1 gene encoding transcription factor TFIIIB component B'' homolog isoform X1; translated protein: MLTVSSTKKFELNMRRARIKAVANVPLRRKATQDASQPEPSQPSSPKVEGTDKVAAAADIEKPIIPIIAEESDSANVESQTPLSVKEDQETTFTPVNEQNENNDINKLSEESTILSPESTFAALASPPYRSESIKSDSASIKSPASPSKLLQNRSRFVRPVPRLDGSGRIRRNSIQGSGASASESEDDGRRPISAVPNRIRNDSCCSVQSNRDPIVNSNVNNVPEFRPLPKRRMVISESARKLAEARREFLHKHGKKTPDRNKLTMYDLIYYNPVTNPMKNPDTSTPAMRMEPVSMSNDDIEHTEEENVDEPAAMPVPQVKVGPDGQLIIDEQSLVIEQTGTKKGREALANSEVVVDEGRTGNGFYKRPKKSKEWPKWETLRFYKALNTIGTDFLLMQSLFPNRSRQEIKLKFKKEEKTNRPLVEKALKYHQEFDTDALQEELAIFAEKEKLELEEKNKAKENKTKDKERSKTKKRKKCAFVTSSIGQDEETEEEEVDEVEDQNSVAGELVKSETNNNLSIEKSKTRKKHKKNVSIEEALDDLMQGAGIFSDSESETEIYEVKPTRSGRCPKIRRLQAPDINKMDDHHSDDILNEDENITEECVTPEIEKSELISDASVKEGETMEDPSEHVEHKIPDISKAEPGSLVILSSESPDEPGKTMLQVYMVSPNPDPTMVSSKQNIPPIELSPELLATVTTKISKNDPPNVDAQQSVNTT
- the Bdp1 gene encoding transcription factor TFIIIB component B'' homolog isoform X2, with protein sequence MRRARIKAVANVPLRRKATQDASQPEPSQPSSPKVEGTDKVAAAADIEKPIIPIIAEESDSANVESQTPLSVKEDQETTFTPVNEQNENNDINKLSEESTILSPESTFAALASPPYRSESIKSDSASIKSPASPSKLLQNRSRFVRPVPRLDGSGRIRRNSIQGSGASASESEDDGRRPISAVPNRIRNDSCCSVQSNRDPIVNSNVNNVPEFRPLPKRRMVISESARKLAEARREFLHKHGKKTPDRNKLTMYDLIYYNPVTNPMKNPDTSTPAMRMEPVSMSNDDIEHTEEENVDEPAAMPVPQVKVGPDGQLIIDEQSLVIEQTGTKKGREALANSEVVVDEGRTGNGFYKRPKKSKEWPKWETLRFYKALNTIGTDFLLMQSLFPNRSRQEIKLKFKKEEKTNRPLVEKALKYHQEFDTDALQEELAIFAEKEKLELEEKNKAKENKTKDKERSKTKKRKKCAFVTSSIGQDEETEEEEVDEVEDQNSVAGELVKSETNNNLSIEKSKTRKKHKKNVSIEEALDDLMQGAGIFSDSESETEIYEVKPTRSGRCPKIRRLQAPDINKMDDHHSDDILNEDENITEECVTPEIEKSELISDASVKEGETMEDPSEHVEHKIPDISKAEPGSLVILSSESPDEPGKTMLQVYMVSPNPDPTMVSSKQNIPPIELSPELLATVTTKISKNDPPNVDAQQSVNTT